One Setaria italica strain Yugu1 chromosome II, Setaria_italica_v2.0, whole genome shotgun sequence DNA segment encodes these proteins:
- the LOC101763471 gene encoding zinc finger MYM-type protein 1-like: protein MRDIVADPGQRKPIDDFHHDIRDEARRAYLQIGPYRPAGHKFPKTKKDGKGQSRGFVGAWFDQFDWLEYSVAKDAAYCFYCYLFKPQQVGFHSNDTFTKVGFRNWKNAKNYFKEHAQSIDGFHNNARKRALDFKNQRQSVEHVWTVTSAAEEEAYKARLSIMLGIARFLLLQALAFRGHDESKTSRNKGNFMEMLEWYRKKDPKAALVIGENAPGNNQMSSPMVLKDLARACAEETSELIKSEIGDRCFAVLVDEARDASIKEQMAVVVRFVNDKGSVIERFLGIEHVSDTTSTSLKEVLDTMLRRFGLSISKIRGQGYDGASNMRGQFHGLQRLVECLLVFPKPSSAILGLIIAPQSLECLAAEERTWV from the exons ATGAGAGATATAGTTGCTGATCCAGGACAAAGAAAGCCAATTGATGATTTTCATCATGACATTAGGGATGAGGCAAGGAGAGCATATCTACAAATAGGTCCATATAGGCCAGCTGGTCATAAGTTTCCAAAAACGAAAAAAGATGGTAAAGGCCAATCAAGAGGATTTGTTGGagcatggtttgatcaatttgattggttAGAGTACAGTGTAGCCAAGGATGCAGCTTATTGCTTTTATTGCTATCtctttaagccacaacaagTTGGGTTTCATAGTAATGATACATTTACCAAAgttgggtttagaaattggaagaaTGCAAAAAATTATTTCAAGGAGCATGCTCAATCAATTGATGGCTTTCATAATAATGCAAGAAAGCGTGCACTTGATTTCAAAAATCAGAGGCAAAGTGTTGAACATGTGTGGACTGTTACAAGTgcagcagaagaggaggcaTATAAAGCTCGTTTAAGTATCATGTTAGGCATTGCTAGATTTCTCCTTTTGCAAGCTCTAGCCTTTCGTGGACATGATGAGTCTAAAACATCAAGAAATAAAGGAAACTTTATGGAGATGCTTGAATGGTACAGAAAAAAGGATCCTAAGGCTGCACTTGTGATCGGTGAAAATGCTCCAGGGAATAATCAAATGAGTAGTCCAATGGTACTGAAAGATTTGGCTAGGGCTTGTGCAGAGGAGACAAGTGAGTTAATTAAAAGTGAAATAGGAGATCGTTGTTTTGCGGTTCTTGTCGATGAGGCTCGTGATGCATCTATTAAGGAACAAATGGCTGTGGTTGTGAG GTTTGTCAATGATAAAGGAAGTGTGATTGAGAGGTTTCTTGGCATTGAACATGTTTCTGACACCACATCAACTTCACTAAAAGAAGTATTGGATACTATGCTTAGAAGATTTGGTCTATCTATTTCCAAGATTAGAGGGCAAGGATATGATGGAGCTTCAAATATGAGAGGACAATTTCATGGGTTACAAAGACTG GTTGAATGCCTTCTTGTATTCCCAAAACCATCTAGTGCAATCTTGGGTCTTATTATTGCCCCGCAGTCGCTTGAATGTCTTGCTGCTGAAGAGAGAACATGGGTTTAA
- the LOC101755743 gene encoding THO complex subunit 3 — MEGKEEERKGSGGAAAAAGGVSTPGANLKDLVSREYYGHKKKVHSVAWNCLGTKLASGSIDHTARVWSIDPHGHSKVKDIELKGHTDSVDQLCWDPNHPDTVATAAADKSIRLWDARSGKCQVIELSGENINITYKHDGTQIAVGNKEDELTILDVRSLKVVKKHKANYEVNEIAWNKAGDLFFITTGLGHIEVVKDLEFLKPCKLNAHTAGCYCIAMDPLDRYFAVGSADSLVSLWNVKELLCIRTFTKLEWPVRTVSFNHTGEFIAYASEDPFIDIANVETGRSVHQIPCKAAMNSVEWNPKYNLLAYAGDDKNKYQADEGVFRIFGFETHN; from the exons atggaGGGCAAAGAAGAGGAGCGGAAGGgcagcggtggcgccgccgccgccgccggcggcgtctcGACCCCCGGGGCGAACCTGAAGGACCTCGTTTCGAGGGAATACTACGGCCACAAGAAGAAG GTGCACTCTGTAGCATGGAACTGCCTAGGCACAAAGCTTGCTTCAGGATCGATTGATCATACTGCACGTGTTTGGAGCATTGATCCTCATGGCCAT TCGAAGGTTAAAGATATTGAACTGAAAGGCCACACAGATAGTGTAGATCAGCTATGCTGGGATCCAAATCATCCTGATACAGTTGCTACTGCAGCTGCTGACAAGTCTATTCGTCTTTGGGATGCTCGAA GTGGAAAATGTCAAGTTATTGAACTGAGTGGAGAAAACATCAACATCACATATAAACATGATGGTACTCAGATAGCTGTTGGAAACAAG GAGGATGAACTGACGATTTTGGATGTTCGGTCATTAAAAGTTGTTAAAAAACACAAGGCTAATTACGAG GTGAATGAGATTGCATGGAATAAAGCTGGAGATCTATTCTTCATCACTACTGGGCTAG GACACATTGAGGTGGTTAAGGATCTTGAGTTTTTGAAGCCCTGCAAATTGAATGCTCATACAGCAGGGTGTTATTGCATTGCAATGGATCCCCTTGATAG GTACTTCGCTGTTGGAAGTGCAGATTCACTTGTCAGTCTTTGGAATGTCAAAGAGTTGCTATGCATTAGAACCTTCACAAAACTTGA gTGGCCAGTAAGAACAGTTAGCTTCAATCATACTGGAGAATTCATTGCATATGCCAGTGAAGATCCTTTCATTGATATT GCGAATGTTGAGACTGGACGATCTGTTCATCAGATTCCTTGCAAAGCAGCTATGAACAGTGTTGAATGGAATCCTAAGTACAACCTCCTGGCCTATGCAGGAGATGACAAAAACAAATACCAAGCTGATGAAG GTGTTTTCCGGATATTTGGCTTTGAAACACATAACTGA
- the LOC101756416 gene encoding uncharacterized protein LOC101756416, with product MVGGCAGGDGAAEGTLARWRRAAAKRIGLSCASFFSYATAPSPPSSKTISCSALNAPADGSDGEQQKMEEPTSTRVADKNLCAICLELLSTSSSDVDNVERPAIFTAQCSHSFHFLCIASNIRHGNITCPICRAQWSELPRDLKIPPLLHNQSDPILRILDDNIASSRVNRRSSIRAARYNDDDPVEPYTSTEHVDPCLRFALIPAPVAAHHHVLGHYPCGRMLPLRQHCQYSSSSMLSPPQIASPSGQRRAYLSVSLAPQPAMDLVLVASPNGPHLRLLKQAMALVVFSMRAIDRLAIVTNATTATRAFPLRRMTSHGKRIALQVIEHLCCVGGTDPVGAIHKGLKILEDRAHQNPSNCILHLSDHPVRSCVGVDMNHSNIPVHQFHVGHGFGVQSGFIMHEFEELLARLLGGVIGDTQLRIGEHGGMVRLGELRGGEERRIPLDLVADCGFILVGYSYLEGGREEQLRTGETAVGFEEKGDSRYCGVREMGLSIGGERRSCSAERRDYHDPFMARRWAKHFNVYRA from the exons ATGGTGGGGGgatgcgccggcggcgacggcgccgccgagggGACGCTCGCGCGGTGGCGAAGGGCGGCGGCCAAGCGGATCGGCCTCTCCTGCGCCTCGTTCTTCTCCTACGCCACCGCTCCCTCCCCGCCTTCTTCCAAAACT ATCTCATGCTCGGCACTGAATGCGCCTGCAGACGGCAGTGATGGAGAGCAGCAAAAGATGGAGGAACCCACCAGCACCAGAGTGGCTGACAAG AATCTATGTGCAATTTGTTTGGAGCTcctcagcaccagcagcagtgaTGTTGACAATGTTGAGAGGCCAGCAATCTTCACAGCTCAATGCTCCCACTCTTTCCACTTCCTATGCATCGCCTCCAACATCCGGCATGGCAATATCACCTGCCCTATCTGCCGTGCACAATGGTCTGAGCTGCCACGTGACCTGAAGATTCCACCATTGCTGCACAACCAGTCGGATCCAATCCTTCGCATCCTTGATGACAACATCGCATCATCCCGTGTTAACAGAAGGTCCTCCATTCGTGCTGCCCGCTACAATGATGATGACCCGGTTGAGCCTTACACTTCGACTGAGCATGTGGACCCATGTCTTCGCTTTGCCCTTATCCCAGCTCCAGTGGCAGCTCATCATCATGTCCTCGGGCATTATCCCTGCGGACGTATGTTGCCACTTCGACAGCACTGCCAAtacagcagctcctccatgcTTTCACCACCACAGATAGCTTCACCAAGCGGGCAAAGGCGTGCTTACCTCTCTGTCAGTCTTGCTCCGCAGCCAGCCATGGACTTGGTCCTGGTTGCCAGTCCTAATGGACCACATCTAAGGCTCTTGAAGCAGGCAATGGCACTTGTTGTCTTCTCCATGAGGGCAATCGACCGGTTAGCCATTGTCACAAATGCTACCACCGCAACCCGTGCCTTCCCCTTGCGTCGGATGACATCGCATGGAAAAAGAATAGCATTGCAGGTCATTGAACACCTCTGTTGTGTTGGCGGAACTGATCCTGTAGGTGCTATACATAAAGGCCTGAAGATATTGGAGGACAGGGCACATCAGAATCCAAGCAACTGCATCCTTCACTTATCTGACCATCCAGTCCGCAGCTGTGTTGGGGTGGACATGAACCATTCCAACATCCCAGTTCACCAGTTTCATGTTGGGCACGGTTTTGGGGtgcagagtggctttatcatgCATGAGTTTGAGGAACTCCTAGCGCGGTTGCTTGGCGGTGTGATAGGTGACACCCAGCTGAGGATAGGGGAGCATGGGGGAATGGTGAGGCTAGGTGAGCTGAGAGGTGGTGAAGAGCGAAGGATCCCGCTCGACCTTGTGGCAGACTGTGGCTTCATACTGGTCGGTTACAGTTACCTGGAGGGTGGAAGAGAGGAGCAGCTGAGGACAGGTGAAACAGCCGTTGGTTTCGAAGAGAAAGGCGACAGCCGGTACTGTGGAGTGAGGGAGATGGGACTGAGCATCGGTGGCGAGAGGAGGAGCTGCAGTGCAGAGAGGCGGGATTACCATGACCCTTTCATGGCGCGGAGATGGGCGAAGCATTTCAATGTGTACAGGGCCTGA
- the LOC101756819 gene encoding flowering time control protein FPA has translation MMARGRRGPGGPGRYAGGQRGDERPYRHGARVDEVPCTTPPRRASGWGVAPPSRHLWVGGLAPGVTASDLSELFLRCGDVEGIARDPGRNFAFVSFRREGDAVAAVRGLQGARLAGAPVRIEFSKGDKASGSSMDDRYTQYVDERHSIERGRKRQSSPENSIDKSKRNRSTEPSEVLWIGFPPGLKADEALLWEAFSPFGEVLRVTTFSGRTYAFVQYTSIAAACRAKEALQGKLFNNPRVSICFSRSEGAAPEVGKRSFVAPYSPQPSAQPVFRDQDFEAFPTTRPFDSPPRDFRMASPHFGLNRLSRDSDDMGFHRDGYFQHEAGAELGRVSNIKPFRIRELGPERRMPEELYEPHRQSPTARSDAPWRNIPFERPRRPLPLEDSWDVEDNSYLISKELRGSQVHDTELPEYPFSEFDRGKVLPDYPRRPHRDLPEDDLRSRTYPFTPMHSKHHTDPLKNLTPLVNKHEPWHAQESFARHLGEMDRLTPEHHEPALKEEWKWNGIIAKGGTLICRARCFPVGKVLDFMLPEFLDCTARTSLDMLSKHYYQAAGSWVVFFVPENDADMAAYNDFMSYLGDKQRAAVCKLGERSTLFLVPPSDFSEQVLRVPGKVSISGVILRFQQSNPDYSSPNRKSLERIHPSSASNLNADVSSREDLNALRRLNQPDSRTFPQGPDYVRSSGGSYTLASADIISPYKPESPPYVVSQLPHDWPPADPHMGIAQDKHQQLLNMLPSGWSNSMNDPNPGSGNFSSLSQSAISHALNNRIQEPYSFATQGVPKEAASGYAPGEVSNSMSWPSMQPNSQQVARPDQPTIPVSLPPDQLAQLAALLAQQNQPGKVGFPMDSSNNQSGFIQNSNPHGHATMIRGNSGSFPIQNSMPPLPPSTPQLPGHVPPIQGALPVHPASAPIISNTTLPIPPMHALVNPAHSSMPLRPFVPPLPEGPPPFQQNTSSASTLQPLAPSRQQPSQQLSTQEDGDGDPQKRLQATLQLAATLLKQIQNQSNPGAQK, from the exons ATG ATGGCGAGGGGCCGCCGCGGCCCGGGCGGACCGGGGAGGTACGCCGGTGGGCAGCGGGGCGACGAGCGACCGTACCGCCACGGCGCACGCGTCGATGAAGTCCCGTGCACCACGCCACCGCGGCGGGCATCGGGCTGGGgcgtggcgccgccgtcgcggcacCTGTGGGTGGGCGGCCTGGCGCCCGGCGTCACGGCGTCCGACCTGTCGGAGCTGTTCCTCCGGTGTGGCGACGTCGAGGGCATCGCCCGCGACCCGGGGCGCAACTTCGCGTTCGTGAGCTTCCGGCGGGAAGGGGACGCCGTGGCCGCGGTGCGGGGGCTGCAGGGGGCCCGCCTCGCCGGGGCGCCCGTTAGGATCGAGTTTTCCAAGGGG GATAAGGCTTCAGGTAGCTCAATGGATGACAGATATACACAGTATGTTGATGAGCGTCATTCTATTGAACGTGGAAGAAAACGGCAATCAAGTCCTGAAAACTCAATAGATAAATCTAAAAGAAATAGGTCTACAGAACCTAGTGAGGTGTTATGGATAGGTTTTCCTCCTGGATTAAAGGCAGATGAGGCACTTCTGTGGGAAGCCTTTTCACCTTTTGGGGAGGTTCTCAGGGTAACAACATTCTCAGGCCGTACATATGCATTTGTCCAGTACACTAGTATTGCAGCAGCCTGCAGAGCAAAAGAAGCACTTCAGGGAAAGCTTTTCAATAATCCTCGAGTAAGCATATGCTTTTCTCGAAGTGAAGGTGCTGCACCGGAAGTTGGGAAAAGATCATTTGTTGCCCCATATTCCCCCCAACCTAGTGCTCAGCCTGTCTTCAGAGACCAAGACTTTGAAGCCTTTCCTACAACTAGACCTTTTGATAGCCCTCCGAGGGATTTCCGCATGGCATCACCACATTTTGGCCTAAATAGGTTATCAAGAGATTCAGATGATATGGGATTCCACAGGGATGGTTATTTTCAACATGAAGCTGGAGCAGAGCTTGGCCGTGTCTCTAATATCAAGCCTTTTAGAATACGGGAGCTTGGTCCAGAAAGAAGGATGCCTGAGGAATTGTATGAGCCCCATAGGCAAAGCCCTACTGCTAGGAGTGATGCGCCATGGCGCAACATTCCTTTTGAGAGACCTCGGAGACCCTTACCATTGGAAGATTCTTGGGATGTTGAAGACAATTCATACCTTATTTCAAAAGAGCTGAGGGGTTCTCAGGTGCATGATACGGAACTTCCTGAATATCCTTTCTCTGAATTTGATCGAGGAAAAGTTCTCCCTGACTACCCAAGGAGGCCCCATCGTGATTTGCCAGAAGATGATTTACGCTCTAGAACCTATCCATTCACTCCTATGCATAGTAAACATCACACTGATCCTTTAAAGAATCTAACTCCACTTGTAAATAAACATGAACCATGGCATGCTCAAGAAAGTTTTGCTAGGCATTTAGGAGAAATGGATAGATTGACGCCAGAACATCATGAACCTGCTCTTAAGGAGGAATGGAAATGGAATGGTATAATAGCAAAGGGAGGCACCCTGATCTGCCGAGCTCGATGCTTCCCTGTTGGGAAGGTCCTTGACTTCATGCT GCCTGAGTTTCTGGATTGCACTGCTAGGACAAGTCTAGATATGCTTTCTAAGCACTACTATCAAGCTGCTGGCAGCTGGGTGGTATTTTTTGTTCCGGAAAATGATGCGGACATGGCAGCTTATAATGATTTCATGAGTTACCTTGGTGATAAACAGCGTGCAGCAGTTTGTAAGCTTGGAGAGAGGAGCACCTTGTTTCTTGTTCCACCTTCAGATTTCTCTGAGCAAGTACTGAGAGTGCCTGGAAAAGTCAGCATATCTGGAGTCATTCTGAGGTTTCAGCAGTCAAATCCAGATTATAGCTCGCCAAATCGCAAATCGTTGGAGAGAATTCACCCATCTTCTGCAAGTAATCTTAACGCTGATGTAAGCAGTCGTGAAGATCTGAATGCCTTGAGAAGACTCAACCAACCAGATAGCAGGACATTCCCACAGGGTCCAGATTATGTCCGCTCATCAGGTGGAAGCTATACCCTAGCAAGTGCAGATATTATTTCGCCTTACAAGCCAGAGAGTCCTCCATATGTTGTCTCTCAATTACCGCATGATTGGCCACCAGCTGACCCCCACATGGGTATAGCACAAGACAAACATCAGCAACTTCTAAACATGTTGCCCTCAGGATGGTCAAATAGCATGAATGATCCAAATCCAGGTTCTGGTAACTTCAGTTCTTTGTCCCAGAGTGCAATCTCACATGCTCTAAATAACAGGATACAGGAGCCATACTCATTTGCTACTCAAGGAGTACCAAAAGAGGCAGCATCAGGGTATGCACCAGGTGAAGTATCCAACAGCATGTCCTGGCCTTCCATGCAACCGAACTCACAGCAGGTAGCTAGACCTGATCAACCTACTATTCCAGTATCACTGCCACCAGATCAACTTGCGCAGCTGGCTGCCCTTCTTGCACAACAAAACCAACCTGGAAAAGTTGGTTTTCCCATGGACAGCTCAAACAACCAATCTGGATTCATACAGAATTCCAATCCTCATGGACATGCTACAATGATACGAGGCAACTCTGGTTCCTTCCCTATCCAGAACTCCATGCCACCTCTTCCACCATCTACGCCACAGTTACCTGGTCATGTGCCACCAATACAAGGGGCGCTACCTGTGCATCCAGCCAGTGCTCCTATAATTTCTAACACCACTTTGCCTATACCACCCATGCATGCTTTGGTGAACCCAGCTCATTCTTCCATGCCATTGAGACCCTTCGTTCCTCCACTTCCTGAAGGTCCTCCGCCCTTTCAGCAGAACACATCCAGTGCTTCCACATTACAACCTTTAGCTCCTTCTCGCCAACAGCCTAGCCAACAACTGTCTACTCAGGAAGACGGTGATGGAGATCCTCAAAAGCGCCTTCAAGCAACATTGCAGTTGGCAGCAACCCTGCTTAAGCAGATTCAAAATCAATCAAATCCTGGTGCCCAGAAATAG